In Salinibacterium sp. dk2585, a single window of DNA contains:
- a CDS encoding polyribonucleotide nucleotidyltransferase yields the protein MEGPEIKFAEAVLDNGKFGKRTIRFETGRLAQQAQGAVAAYLDEDTMLLSATSAGKQPREGFDFFPLTVDVEERSYAAGKIPGSFFRREGRPSTEAILVCRLIDRPLRPSFVDGLRNEVQIVITVLSIAPGEFYDALAINAASASTQISGLPFSGPIGGIRLALIDGQWVAFPTVEQLEGAVFDLTVAGRRVVDAQGNEDIAIMMVEAEATEGSWNLIQGGAIKPDETVVAQGLEAAKPFLMQLVKAQSELAAQSAKEIQDYPVFTAYDRVTYDAVAELAQERLASIYQIAGKVERQDADDALKAEVKQAIAAKVEAGELPAEANGQVSAAYKSVTKKIVRDRILTEGVRMDGRGLADIRPLDAEVQVIPRVHGSAIFQRGETQIMGVTTLNMLKMEQQIDSLSPVTKKRYMHHYNFPPYSTGETGRVGSPKRREIGHGFLAERALVPVLPSREEFPYAIRQVSEALGSNGSTSMGSVCASTLSLLNAGVPLRAPVAGIAMGLVSDEVDGETRYAALTDILGAEDALGDMDFKVAGTSEFITAIQLDTKLDGIPSSVLDGALKQAKEARTAILNVLNSAIDTPDEMAPTAPRVISVQIPVDKIGELIGPKGKTINQIQDDTGADISIEDDGTVYIGAVDGPSAEAARMAVNAIANPLNPEVGERFLGTVVKIATFGAFVSLMPGRDGLLHISEVRKLAGGKRVENVEDVLGVGQKIQVEITKIDDRGKLSLAPVIDEAEPAEAAEGESQEG from the coding sequence ATGGAGGGTCCAGAGATCAAGTTCGCCGAGGCCGTTCTCGACAACGGCAAGTTCGGCAAGCGCACCATCCGTTTCGAGACCGGTCGTCTCGCGCAGCAGGCACAGGGTGCCGTTGCTGCATACCTCGATGAAGACACCATGCTGCTGAGCGCGACGAGCGCCGGCAAGCAGCCGCGCGAAGGCTTCGACTTCTTCCCGCTCACGGTCGACGTCGAGGAGCGTTCCTACGCCGCGGGCAAGATTCCCGGCTCGTTCTTCCGCCGTGAGGGTCGCCCCTCGACCGAGGCCATCCTCGTCTGCCGCCTGATCGACCGGCCGCTGCGCCCGTCCTTCGTCGACGGCCTCCGCAACGAGGTCCAGATCGTCATCACCGTCCTGAGCATCGCTCCGGGCGAGTTCTACGACGCCCTCGCGATCAACGCCGCTTCGGCGTCGACGCAGATCTCGGGCCTGCCCTTCAGCGGCCCGATCGGTGGCATCCGTCTCGCGCTGATCGACGGCCAGTGGGTTGCATTCCCGACCGTTGAGCAGCTTGAGGGCGCGGTCTTCGACCTCACAGTCGCCGGCCGTCGCGTCGTCGACGCGCAGGGCAACGAAGACATCGCCATCATGATGGTCGAGGCCGAGGCCACGGAGGGTTCGTGGAACCTCATCCAGGGCGGTGCCATCAAGCCCGACGAGACCGTCGTGGCACAGGGCCTCGAGGCGGCCAAGCCGTTCCTCATGCAGCTGGTCAAGGCCCAGTCCGAGCTCGCCGCGCAGTCGGCCAAGGAGATCCAGGACTACCCGGTCTTCACCGCCTACGACCGGGTCACCTACGACGCGGTCGCTGAGCTCGCGCAGGAGCGCCTCGCCTCGATCTACCAGATCGCCGGCAAGGTCGAGCGCCAGGACGCGGATGACGCGCTCAAGGCCGAGGTCAAGCAGGCCATCGCCGCCAAGGTCGAGGCAGGGGAACTTCCCGCCGAGGCCAACGGCCAGGTGTCTGCCGCCTACAAGTCGGTCACGAAGAAGATCGTGCGCGACCGCATCCTCACCGAGGGCGTGCGCATGGACGGCCGCGGCCTCGCCGACATCCGCCCGCTCGACGCCGAGGTGCAGGTCATCCCGCGCGTGCACGGCTCCGCGATCTTCCAGCGCGGCGAGACGCAGATCATGGGCGTCACGACGCTCAACATGCTCAAGATGGAGCAGCAGATCGACTCGCTGAGCCCGGTCACCAAGAAGCGCTACATGCACCACTACAACTTCCCGCCCTACTCGACCGGTGAGACCGGCCGCGTTGGTTCGCCGAAGCGTCGCGAGATCGGGCACGGCTTCCTCGCCGAGCGCGCCCTCGTGCCGGTGCTGCCGAGCCGCGAGGAGTTCCCCTACGCGATCCGCCAGGTGTCCGAGGCTCTCGGGTCCAACGGTTCGACCTCGATGGGTTCCGTCTGTGCATCGACCCTGTCGCTCCTCAACGCGGGTGTGCCGCTGCGCGCTCCCGTCGCGGGCATCGCGATGGGCCTCGTCTCCGACGAGGTCGATGGCGAGACGCGCTACGCGGCGCTGACCGACATCCTGGGCGCTGAAGACGCGCTCGGCGACATGGACTTCAAGGTCGCCGGCACGAGCGAGTTCATCACGGCCATCCAGCTCGACACCAAGCTCGACGGCATCCCGTCGTCGGTGCTCGACGGTGCGCTCAAGCAGGCGAAGGAGGCCCGCACGGCCATCCTCAACGTGCTTAACTCGGCGATCGACACCCCCGACGAGATGGCGCCCACCGCGCCTCGCGTCATCTCGGTGCAGATCCCCGTCGACAAGATCGGTGAGCTGATCGGCCCGAAGGGCAAGACGATCAACCAGATCCAGGACGACACGGGCGCCGACATCTCAATCGAGGACGACGGCACCGTATACATCGGCGCGGTCGACGGTCCCTCGGCCGAGGCGGCACGCATGGCGGTCAACGCCATCGCGAACCCGCTCAACCCTGAGGTTGGCGAGCGCTTCCTGGGCACGGTCGTGAAGATCGCCACCTTCGGCGCCTTCGTCTCGCTCATGCCTGGCCGCGACGGTCTCCTCCACATCTCGGAGGTGCGCAAGCTCGCCGGTGGCAAGCGTGTCGAGAACGTCGAAGATGTGCTCGGCGTCGGCCAGAAGATCCAGGTCGAGATCACCAAGATCGATGACCGCGGAAAGCTCTCCCTCGCGCCCGTCATCGACGAGGCCGAGCCTGCAGAGGCAGCGGAGGGCGAGTCGCAGGAAGGCTAG
- a CDS encoding YhgE/Pip domain-containing protein encodes MKIPAMIAAEFRRLVRKPMAFLALLALGIVPLLYGGMYLWANQNPYGRLAEIPVALVVEDEGVDSGGTETNYGDQIAVRILDAGTFDWHRVSAEEADRGVRAEDFDFVVTIPSDFSESVASSETDAPRKAEVLLTTNDANSYLGTTIGQQAVKTVRDEIVQEINKEAAARFLGGLATIRTSLVTATEGVDELLEGTQTAARGADELAAGTTQLAVGSVSLRGGLNELLAATSSLPAQSEQLATGAGEVAAGNERLSALGGEVAAVSRDVVTRLDPTRNEIERRLQSSGLTPEQIAEVLTVLDELGTAVRTGDARVQDAATQLGTLAAGSVEVAAGARQLADAAPSLVGGIRSAANGSTELASGAEQVNAGATQLSAGLPQVVSGVRTLQSGLAEGVERIPESTSQQRSAQAANIADPVTVKTSAVAEAGTYGAGLAPFFVGLAAWIGIYALFLIVKPVSQRAVTALHSPVKITIAGWLTPTLIGALQMVGLFIIVAVVLGFRVENPWGAYGLMALSSATFAAIILALNIWLSSVGQFIGLVMMVLQLVTAGGTFPWQTLPPPLAFIHHLLPMSYTVDGLRQLMYGGDMGEAVLDALVISAWLLVAFAVAALGVTRMTRVRTLADLEPSLIG; translated from the coding sequence ATGAAAATCCCCGCCATGATCGCTGCCGAGTTTCGCCGACTCGTGCGCAAGCCGATGGCGTTTCTCGCTCTGCTGGCCCTCGGCATAGTCCCCCTTCTCTACGGCGGCATGTACCTCTGGGCGAATCAGAACCCCTACGGCAGGCTCGCCGAGATCCCCGTTGCACTGGTCGTCGAGGACGAGGGAGTGGATTCCGGCGGAACAGAGACCAACTACGGCGACCAGATCGCCGTGCGGATTCTCGATGCGGGAACCTTCGACTGGCACCGCGTATCGGCTGAGGAGGCCGACCGCGGCGTGCGAGCGGAGGACTTTGACTTCGTGGTGACCATTCCCTCCGACTTCTCAGAGAGCGTGGCTTCATCGGAAACTGACGCCCCCCGCAAAGCGGAGGTCCTCCTGACGACCAATGACGCGAACAGCTACCTGGGCACGACGATCGGGCAACAGGCGGTGAAGACGGTCAGGGACGAGATCGTGCAGGAGATCAATAAGGAGGCCGCAGCACGATTCCTCGGCGGGCTTGCCACGATCCGCACGAGCCTTGTCACTGCCACGGAGGGCGTAGACGAACTCCTGGAGGGCACCCAGACAGCCGCACGCGGCGCGGATGAACTGGCGGCGGGCACCACGCAGCTCGCGGTCGGTTCTGTTTCACTTCGCGGCGGCCTGAACGAACTGCTCGCCGCCACGTCTTCTCTTCCCGCACAAAGCGAGCAGCTTGCGACCGGCGCCGGTGAAGTGGCGGCGGGCAACGAGCGCCTTTCCGCCCTGGGCGGAGAAGTCGCAGCCGTTTCCCGCGATGTCGTGACGCGACTCGATCCGACCAGAAACGAGATCGAGCGGCGGCTTCAATCGTCGGGGCTGACCCCCGAGCAAATCGCAGAGGTGCTTACGGTTCTGGATGAGCTCGGCACGGCAGTGCGAACCGGTGACGCGCGAGTGCAGGATGCCGCCACCCAGCTGGGCACGCTAGCGGCGGGCTCTGTCGAGGTTGCCGCCGGCGCCCGGCAGCTTGCGGACGCTGCCCCGAGCCTCGTGGGCGGCATCCGCTCGGCTGCCAACGGCTCGACCGAACTGGCGTCGGGCGCGGAACAGGTGAACGCAGGGGCAACCCAACTCTCGGCGGGGCTGCCACAGGTCGTCTCGGGGGTGCGCACGCTCCAGTCCGGACTGGCCGAGGGGGTGGAGCGCATCCCGGAGTCAACCTCGCAGCAGCGGTCTGCGCAGGCGGCCAATATTGCGGACCCCGTGACGGTCAAGACCTCGGCCGTTGCGGAGGCGGGAACCTACGGGGCGGGACTCGCGCCGTTCTTTGTGGGGCTGGCGGCCTGGATAGGGATCTACGCCCTGTTCCTCATTGTGAAGCCCGTGTCTCAGCGCGCAGTCACGGCGCTGCATTCGCCCGTGAAGATCACCATCGCCGGGTGGCTCACACCGACCCTCATCGGTGCGCTCCAGATGGTCGGCCTGTTCATCATTGTCGCCGTCGTCCTGGGATTCCGAGTCGAGAACCCATGGGGCGCCTATGGCTTGATGGCGCTGTCGTCCGCAACCTTCGCTGCCATCATCCTGGCCCTGAATATCTGGTTGAGCAGCGTAGGGCAATTCATCGGCCTCGTCATGATGGTGCTCCAGCTGGTAACGGCCGGCGGAACCTTCCCTTGGCAGACCCTGCCACCACCCCTCGCCTTCATTCACCACCTGCTCCCCATGTCGTACACGGTGGACGGCTTGCGACAGTTGATGTACGGAGGAGACATGGGCGAAGCGGTCCTGGACGCTCTCGTCATCTCCGCCTGGCTGTTGGTCGCCTTCGCTGTAGCAGCCCTCGGCGTCACCCGAATGACGCGTGTGCGCACCCTGGCCGACCTGGAGCCGAGCCTCATCGGCTAG
- a CDS encoding FMN reductase, translating into MTVTRRLAVVSGGLSQPSSTRMLADRLTNATVEELRARGTEVDLTSVELRDHARDLTSMMLTGFASPALEATIDAVTGADGLIAVSPVFSASYSGLFKSFFDVIDPASLERMPVLLGATAGTQRHSLVIEHAMRPLFAYLRAEPVATGVFAATDDWGSGAGGELAARIERAARQLADRMEAKGRTGLNADPWGFGAAASVLDDVQRS; encoded by the coding sequence ATGACCGTCACACGCCGTCTCGCCGTCGTCTCCGGCGGGCTCAGCCAGCCCTCGTCGACGCGCATGCTCGCGGACCGGCTCACCAACGCCACCGTCGAGGAGCTGAGGGCGCGCGGCACCGAGGTCGATCTCACGAGCGTCGAGCTGCGCGACCATGCGCGCGACCTCACGAGCATGATGCTCACGGGCTTCGCCTCACCGGCGCTTGAGGCCACGATCGACGCCGTCACGGGCGCCGATGGCCTCATCGCCGTCAGCCCCGTCTTCAGTGCCTCCTACAGCGGTCTCTTCAAGTCGTTCTTCGACGTGATCGACCCGGCATCACTGGAGCGGATGCCCGTGCTGTTGGGGGCCACGGCCGGCACCCAGCGCCACTCGCTCGTGATCGAGCACGCCATGCGCCCGCTCTTCGCCTACCTGCGCGCCGAACCGGTCGCGACGGGTGTCTTCGCGGCGACTGACGACTGGGGTTCTGGGGCTGGCGGCGAGCTCGCCGCCCGCATCGAGCGAGCCGCACGCCAGCTGGCCGACCGTATGGAGGCGAAGGGCCGCACAGGACTCAACGCCGATCCCTGGGGTTTCGGCGCTGCCGCGAGCGTGCTCGACGACGTTCAGCGCAGCTGA
- a CDS encoding LLM class flavin-dependent oxidoreductase: MQFGIFSVGDITTDPTTGHTPTDASRIKDIVRIAQHAEEVGLDVFAMGEHHNPPFFPSSPVAINSWLAAKTEKLILSTATTLITTNDPVRLAEDYAMLQHLSDGRMDLTLGRGNTGPVYPWFGEDIRQGIPLALEKYALLRRLWREDFVDWSGQFRTPLQGFQSTPRPLDGVPPFVWHGSIRSPEIAEQAAYYGDGFFANHIFWPGSHTAKMVNFYRQRFEHHGHGSAAQAIVGLGGQVFMRTNSQDAVKEFRPYFDNAPVYGHGPSLEEFTSQTPLTVGSPQEVIDRTLGFRDYVGDYQRQLWLMDHAGLPLKTVLEQLDLLGGEVVPVLREEFAKNRPAHVPDAPTHDARTAESAVREAEEKAEAAS; the protein is encoded by the coding sequence ATGCAGTTCGGCATCTTCAGTGTCGGCGACATCACGACCGACCCGACGACGGGCCACACACCCACGGATGCCTCGCGCATCAAGGACATCGTGCGCATAGCGCAGCACGCAGAAGAGGTGGGCCTCGACGTCTTCGCGATGGGGGAGCACCACAACCCGCCGTTCTTCCCTTCGAGCCCCGTCGCGATCAACAGCTGGCTTGCCGCGAAGACCGAGAAACTCATCCTCTCGACGGCCACGACACTGATCACGACCAACGACCCCGTGCGGCTCGCGGAGGACTACGCGATGCTCCAGCACCTCTCCGACGGGCGCATGGACCTCACGCTCGGCCGCGGAAACACGGGCCCCGTCTACCCGTGGTTCGGCGAGGATATCCGGCAGGGCATCCCGCTCGCACTCGAGAAGTACGCCCTCCTCCGCCGACTCTGGCGCGAGGACTTCGTCGACTGGAGCGGCCAGTTCCGCACCCCGCTGCAGGGCTTCCAATCCACGCCGCGCCCGCTCGACGGTGTGCCGCCCTTCGTCTGGCACGGCAGCATCCGTAGCCCTGAGATCGCCGAGCAGGCGGCCTACTACGGAGATGGCTTCTTCGCGAACCACATCTTCTGGCCCGGCTCGCACACGGCGAAGATGGTGAACTTCTACCGCCAGCGCTTCGAGCACCACGGTCACGGCAGCGCCGCGCAGGCGATCGTCGGCCTCGGCGGGCAGGTCTTCATGCGAACGAACTCCCAGGACGCCGTCAAGGAGTTCCGCCCCTACTTTGACAACGCGCCCGTCTACGGCCACGGCCCGAGCCTCGAGGAGTTCACGTCGCAGACGCCGCTCACGGTCGGCAGCCCACAGGAGGTCATCGACCGCACGCTCGGTTTCCGCGACTACGTGGGCGACTACCAGCGCCAGCTCTGGCTCATGGACCACGCGGGGCTTCCCCTCAAGACGGTGCTTGAGCAACTCGACCTCCTGGGCGGCGAGGTGGTGCCGGTGCTTCGCGAGGAATTCGCCAAGAACCGTCCGGCCCACGTTCCGGATGCCCCGACGCACGACGCCCGCACGGCGGAGTCCGCCGTGCGTGAGGCCGAGGAGAAGGCGGAGGCCGCATCATGA
- a CDS encoding M4 family metallopeptidase — MRCPVVPPYLLARIAKSDDPRYAAASESARRSLLVDGPVRRQRCEVPASTDTQAPSPGMHGIAAPRRTIYDAERTTTLPGRVVREEGDPPSGDAAVDEAHEGLGHTHRMFLDAFGRASIDDHNMRLDAVVHYGDRYDNAFWDGSRMVFGDGDGQVFESFTRSLTVIGHELAHGVTQHAAGLEYQGQSGALAESVSDVFGALVEQYALGQGSDEASWLIGAGLFTPLVQGRALRSMLEPGTAFDDDVIGRDPQPAHMRDYIVTNDDNGGVHLNSGIPNRAFALAAIAIGGNAWERAGQVWYDTLTSGRLSRTVTFPVFATATVDAAGARYGADSPETRAVREGWNTVGVPL; from the coding sequence ATGCGCTGCCCCGTCGTACCTCCCTACCTCCTGGCCCGTATCGCGAAGAGCGATGACCCTCGCTATGCGGCCGCCTCGGAATCCGCGCGCCGTTCGCTCCTGGTCGATGGACCCGTGCGCCGCCAGCGCTGTGAAGTGCCGGCCTCGACAGACACGCAGGCACCCTCCCCCGGGATGCACGGCATCGCGGCCCCGCGCCGCACCATCTACGACGCCGAGCGCACCACGACTCTGCCGGGTCGCGTTGTGCGGGAGGAGGGCGACCCGCCGAGCGGTGATGCCGCCGTCGACGAGGCGCACGAAGGCCTCGGGCACACCCACCGGATGTTCCTTGACGCCTTCGGGCGCGCATCCATCGACGACCACAACATGCGACTCGACGCCGTCGTGCACTACGGCGATCGCTACGACAACGCCTTCTGGGACGGCAGCCGTATGGTCTTCGGCGATGGCGACGGCCAGGTTTTCGAGAGTTTCACCCGCTCGCTCACCGTGATCGGCCACGAGCTCGCGCACGGCGTCACGCAGCATGCAGCGGGGCTCGAGTACCAGGGCCAGAGTGGAGCGCTGGCCGAGTCGGTCTCCGACGTCTTCGGCGCGCTCGTCGAGCAGTATGCGCTCGGCCAAGGCAGCGATGAGGCCAGCTGGCTCATCGGGGCGGGCCTCTTCACCCCGCTCGTGCAGGGCCGCGCCCTGCGGTCGATGCTCGAGCCGGGAACCGCCTTCGACGACGATGTCATCGGCCGCGACCCGCAACCCGCGCATATGCGGGACTACATCGTCACGAACGACGACAACGGCGGGGTGCACCTCAACTCGGGGATCCCCAACCGCGCATTCGCGCTCGCGGCCATCGCAATCGGCGGCAACGCCTGGGAACGGGCCGGCCAGGTCTGGTACGACACCCTCACCTCAGGACGACTCAGCCGCACCGTCACCTTTCCCGTCTTCGCGACCGCGACCGTGGACGCAGCCGGCGCGCGATACGGAGCAGACTCCCCCGAGACTCGCGCGGTGCGGGAAGGCTGGAACACCGTGGGGGTGCCCCTGTGA
- a CDS encoding protealysin inhibitor emfourin, producing MNDHEVKLTIVRSGGFAGLTRRWSAVIDPQEPEWEDLLTRIPRDEVASDTGQRDRFVYQVTCEPPTAERPYWQCEVPEGQFTGPWQDLLERVRAEGDGNGDEKRAATRR from the coding sequence GTGAACGACCACGAGGTCAAGCTCACAATCGTGCGGAGCGGCGGCTTCGCCGGGCTCACCCGGCGCTGGAGTGCCGTCATCGACCCGCAGGAGCCTGAATGGGAGGACCTGCTCACCCGCATCCCGCGCGACGAGGTGGCGAGCGACACCGGCCAGCGCGATCGTTTCGTCTACCAGGTGACCTGCGAGCCACCCACGGCCGAGCGCCCCTACTGGCAGTGCGAGGTGCCGGAAGGCCAGTTCACAGGGCCATGGCAGGACCTGCTCGAGCGAGTGCGCGCCGAGGGGGACGGCAACGGAGACGAGAAACGGGCCGCCACCCGAAGGTGA
- the rpsO gene encoding 30S ribosomal protein S15 encodes MALESDVKKAIIEEYATHPGDTGSPEVQVAMLTQRIKDLTEHLKEHKHDHHSRRGLLLLVGQRRRLLGYLQDIDINRYRSLIERLGLRR; translated from the coding sequence ATGGCTCTTGAATCAGACGTCAAGAAGGCGATCATCGAAGAGTACGCGACCCACCCGGGTGACACGGGTTCCCCCGAGGTCCAGGTTGCAATGCTGACGCAGCGCATCAAGGACCTCACGGAGCACCTCAAGGAGCACAAGCACGACCACCACTCGCGTCGTGGCCTGCTCCTCCTGGTCGGCCAGCGTCGTCGACTCCTCGGCTACCTGCAGGACATCGACATCAACCGTTACCGCTCGCTCATCGAGCGCCTCGGCCTGCGCCGATAG
- a CDS encoding 1-acyl-sn-glycerol-3-phosphate acyltransferase, which produces MKSREPIYTTAITAGRALFSTLRLKPLVTGAQNLPDTGGAVIAMTHFGYLDFALVEWATWRHNRRRIRFMAKKSVFSKPVVGWLMRGMRHIPVDMEAGANAYADAVAALRRGELIGVFPEAGVSASFTVRELKTGAVRLAAEAGVPLVPVAVWGGHRLLTKNRRIRTRDRFGVPVSFAIGRAMHPSPADDAKSGTEALREELRRLVTQAQDSYPDSGEGQWWQPRERGGTAPTPDEAARADAERDHRRRLERESRER; this is translated from the coding sequence GTGAAGAGCAGAGAACCCATCTACACGACGGCGATCACGGCGGGGCGCGCCCTGTTCTCGACCCTCCGGCTGAAGCCGCTCGTGACGGGTGCGCAGAACCTCCCGGACACGGGAGGCGCTGTCATCGCCATGACCCACTTCGGCTACCTCGACTTCGCCCTCGTCGAGTGGGCGACTTGGCGCCACAACAGGCGGCGCATCCGGTTCATGGCCAAGAAATCCGTGTTCTCGAAGCCCGTCGTCGGCTGGCTCATGCGGGGAATGCGCCACATTCCAGTCGACATGGAGGCGGGTGCCAATGCCTACGCCGATGCGGTTGCGGCGCTGCGCCGGGGTGAACTCATCGGGGTCTTCCCCGAGGCCGGAGTCAGCGCATCGTTCACCGTGCGGGAGCTCAAGACGGGCGCCGTGCGCCTCGCAGCCGAGGCCGGGGTGCCCCTCGTGCCCGTCGCCGTCTGGGGCGGCCACCGCCTGCTCACGAAGAACCGTCGCATCCGCACGAGAGATCGCTTCGGCGTGCCCGTGTCGTTTGCCATCGGGAGAGCGATGCATCCGTCGCCGGCCGATGACGCGAAGAGCGGCACCGAGGCGCTGCGGGAGGAACTGCGGCGGCTCGTCACCCAGGCGCAGGACAGCTACCCCGACTCGGGCGAGGGGCAGTGGTGGCAGCCCCGCGAACGCGGTGGCACGGCGCCCACGCCGGACGAGGCCGCCCGAGCGGATGCCGAACGCGACCACCGGCGCCGGCTCGAACGCGAGTCACGCGAGAGGTGA
- a CDS encoding lysoplasmalogenase — MKIAPRNRVLLAFAPYAVVGAVHLAALAAVAGGADAAALVAVTKPLLMPLLLLAFLLNAAGARRSVILLGAAAITLSWVGDVALMLPGEGWFLAGLCGFLVAHVFYVLLIVRHLTVRRLPLVSLAYVGWWIALVALLAPHVGWLVWPLAGYGIVLGLMAVSATRAIVPVGLGGFLFLFSDTVLAVARFMPSVELWQPGFTVMLTYIAGQGLIIAGAVRHLRAERGAAREPVSAVLPVIRVDSLG, encoded by the coding sequence ATGAAGATCGCCCCGCGGAACCGCGTTCTGCTCGCTTTCGCGCCCTATGCCGTCGTCGGCGCCGTGCACCTGGCGGCGCTCGCCGCTGTCGCGGGGGGTGCGGATGCCGCTGCGCTCGTCGCCGTGACCAAGCCGCTCCTCATGCCGCTCCTGCTCCTCGCGTTCCTCCTCAACGCTGCTGGCGCGCGGCGGTCCGTCATCCTGCTGGGCGCGGCGGCGATCACGCTGTCCTGGGTCGGCGATGTCGCCCTCATGCTTCCCGGCGAGGGTTGGTTCCTCGCCGGGCTCTGCGGGTTCCTGGTGGCCCATGTCTTCTACGTGCTCCTCATCGTGCGCCACCTGACCGTCCGGAGGCTGCCGCTCGTCTCTCTCGCCTACGTGGGCTGGTGGATTGCGCTCGTCGCACTCCTTGCACCGCATGTGGGCTGGCTCGTCTGGCCGCTCGCCGGGTATGGGATCGTCCTCGGGCTCATGGCGGTGTCGGCGACGCGCGCGATCGTGCCGGTGGGGCTCGGCGGCTTTCTGTTTCTCTTCTCCGACACGGTGCTCGCGGTCGCCCGCTTCATGCCGAGCGTCGAGCTGTGGCAGCCGGGCTTCACTGTCATGCTCACCTACATCGCGGGGCAGGGACTCATCATCGCCGGCGCGGTGCGGCACCTGCGTGCCGAGCGCGGGGCGGCTCGCGAGCCTGTGTCTGCGGTCTTGCCCGTCATCCGGGTCGACAGCCTCGGCTGA
- a CDS encoding SDR family oxidoreductase: MCPRLHDAATTARRALITGATAGLGLEFARQLAASGHDLVLVARDAARLRETAEALAAEHGVHVEVLPADLSVRSQVDRVAERLADEASPISMLVNNAGFGLTRPFHANDIEEEQRHLDVLVTAPLRLAHAALRSMRARHEGTIITVASVAAYSPRGSYGAAKSWVLSFTRWANLEYRRDGVTVSAVAPGFVRTEFHERMRVRTDTIPSPLWLHPPRVVRAALAGARRGRAVVVPSMRYKLIVAASRLLPDRLVAAGALKPRR, translated from the coding sequence ATGTGCCCGAGACTCCACGACGCAGCCACCACTGCCCGTCGCGCCCTCATCACGGGCGCGACCGCCGGGCTGGGTCTCGAATTCGCCCGGCAGCTGGCCGCGAGCGGCCACGACCTCGTGCTCGTCGCCCGCGACGCGGCTCGGCTCCGCGAGACGGCCGAGGCGCTCGCGGCCGAGCATGGCGTGCACGTCGAGGTGCTGCCCGCCGACCTCTCCGTGCGCTCGCAGGTGGACCGCGTCGCGGAGCGCCTCGCAGATGAGGCCTCCCCCATCTCGATGCTGGTCAACAACGCGGGATTCGGCCTCACGCGGCCATTCCACGCCAACGACATCGAGGAGGAGCAGAGGCATCTCGATGTGCTCGTGACCGCCCCACTTCGACTCGCTCATGCGGCCCTGCGCAGCATGCGGGCGCGGCACGAGGGCACCATCATCACGGTCGCGAGCGTCGCCGCATACTCGCCGCGCGGAAGCTACGGGGCCGCGAAGTCGTGGGTCCTGAGCTTCACCCGCTGGGCCAACCTCGAATACCGCCGCGACGGCGTCACCGTCTCGGCCGTCGCCCCCGGGTTCGTGCGCACCGAGTTCCATGAACGGATGCGCGTGCGCACCGACACAATCCCCTCGCCCCTGTGGCTGCACCCGCCCCGCGTCGTGCGCGCAGCGCTCGCCGGGGCGCGCCGCGGCCGCGCCGTCGTCGTGCCGAGCATGCGCTACAAGCTCATCGTCGCCGCGTCACGCCTCCTCCCCGATCGCCTCGTGGCGGCGGGCGCGCTCAAGCCGCGTCGCTGA
- a CDS encoding nuclease-related domain-containing protein, with amino-acid sequence MTDDDTAAAVRADCGAIRSFLEAQSTVASRGWLARLLGRSPLSVESRSWFWAAAGEFEVCRSLSGLHTPYLVLHSVSASFEGHPIDHVVVGPGGAFAVHGLYAAGEEVVVSALGLRVAGHPLPELRRARHSVGAVERCLAEEAGGEVRVTGVLALIDAGAVTMTERPLDVAVVDAGALSRWIQRQPRTLSDERLAELVQAASRPATWAREGTPGCVDPADTATFTRARTEVLAARLTRQLWILACAAIVGFAIVALVLARILSGA; translated from the coding sequence ATGACTGACGACGACACAGCGGCTGCCGTGCGTGCCGACTGCGGTGCCATCCGGAGCTTTCTCGAGGCACAGTCGACGGTTGCGTCTCGCGGCTGGCTGGCCCGTCTCCTTGGACGGAGCCCCCTGAGCGTCGAGAGCCGCTCGTGGTTCTGGGCCGCGGCAGGCGAATTCGAGGTGTGCCGCAGCCTCTCGGGCCTGCACACCCCTTACCTCGTGCTGCATTCGGTGTCGGCCAGCTTCGAGGGGCACCCGATCGACCACGTCGTCGTCGGCCCCGGCGGAGCCTTCGCCGTTCACGGGCTGTACGCGGCAGGGGAGGAGGTCGTGGTGTCGGCGCTCGGCCTCCGCGTCGCCGGGCATCCCCTGCCCGAGCTGCGTCGTGCTCGGCACTCCGTCGGGGCCGTCGAGCGCTGCCTCGCGGAGGAGGCAGGCGGCGAGGTACGCGTCACGGGCGTGCTGGCCCTGATCGATGCGGGGGCCGTGACCATGACGGAGCGCCCGCTCGACGTGGCGGTCGTGGACGCCGGGGCACTCTCGAGGTGGATCCAGCGGCAACCACGCACGCTCTCAGACGAGCGGCTGGCCGAACTCGTGCAGGCCGCGTCGCGGCCTGCGACGTGGGCGCGCGAGGGGACTCCCGGATGTGTCGACCCGGCAGACACGGCGACATTCACGCGGGCGCGCACCGAGGTCCTCGCCGCACGCCTGACCCGGCAGCTGTGGATCCTCGCATGTGCTGCGATTGTGGGGTTCGCGATCGTCGCCCTCGTCCTGGCGCGGATCCTCTCGGGCGCGTGA